A genomic region of Sulfobacillus acidophilus DSM 10332 contains the following coding sequences:
- a CDS encoding B3/4 domain protein (PFAM: B3/4 domain~COGs: COG3382 conserved hypothetical protein~InterPro IPR005146~KEGG: tte:TTE2429 hypothetical protein~PFAM: B3/B4 tRNA-binding domain~SPTR: Putative uncharacterized protein) produces the protein MSAFHVHQAIFDKFPQYAVGVVVATEVRNRRQDSEVARFLSHTLESVSSRRDSQDPRNHPAVAVWREAFLTLGVNPNKYPPSLEALMRRVLKNPELPSVNAVVDLVNALSLQYELPMGAHDLSRLRGDIWVRPALPDDRFLPIGALEEEPVPLGEIVYATDSRVRTRRWIWRQSEWSKVTEDSTHIFFPIDAWDPATIGAARLAQETLADWLRRHFQAEVNLHWVNRDNPTVAFA, from the coding sequence ATGTCGGCGTTTCACGTGCATCAAGCCATCTTTGATAAATTCCCGCAATATGCCGTCGGCGTGGTGGTGGCCACAGAGGTCAGAAACCGCCGCCAGGATTCGGAAGTCGCCCGCTTCTTGAGCCATACGCTCGAAAGCGTCTCAAGCCGCCGGGATTCCCAAGATCCCCGCAACCACCCGGCAGTGGCCGTTTGGCGCGAGGCATTTTTGACGCTGGGCGTGAACCCCAATAAATATCCGCCATCCCTTGAAGCGTTAATGCGCCGCGTGTTAAAGAATCCGGAACTGCCTTCGGTCAATGCGGTGGTTGATCTGGTGAATGCGCTCTCCCTACAGTATGAGCTTCCGATGGGGGCCCATGATCTGTCACGCCTCAGGGGGGACATCTGGGTAAGACCGGCCTTGCCGGACGACCGTTTCCTCCCCATTGGAGCCCTTGAGGAAGAACCGGTACCCCTCGGAGAAATTGTCTATGCAACCGACTCGCGGGTACGCACGCGACGATGGATTTGGCGACAAAGCGAATGGTCGAAAGTCACGGAAGACTCGACACACATCTTTTTTCCCATTGACGCATGGGATCCCGCTACGATAGGCGCCGCCCGTTTAGCTCAAGAAACATTGGCCGATTGGCTTCGTCGCCACTTTCAGGCCGAAGTCAATCTTCACTGGGTTAATCGGGATAACCCGACGGTCGCCTTCGCGTAA
- a CDS encoding hypothetical protein (KEGG: aac:Aaci_1543 hypothetical protein~SPTR: Putative uncharacterized protein), translating into MTHANQPTDEEWYALYRKAAEFYGLKPWQWLDDRHLFGVWDEETRTTGYCSVMGALGEVYALGVYLGSRGYWGLQNLRRTAHDWAAQNDAYSHQYALLASFEARTDLSGEEITLIHRLGLRFRGRHAWPSFRFHEPGYMPTPLTASQVRFLTRALRETISLAIAYRHQTAELMPQNGRLLVRKPGNDGREWETVWDVEPSPPAPLDDPIIVDEGLLHVAAKLPLIPAVWEADIFYLPMAIGVPPERLVVPRAFLLLDHESGMILEAVLDEEHFFERVWHTLIQTMRKIGGRPHSIWVRQNHVAHSLYGLTRPLGIELLQLSALPLMTEARRGLVESLRGPQSGG; encoded by the coding sequence GTGACCCATGCCAACCAACCCACTGACGAGGAATGGTATGCCCTATATCGAAAGGCCGCTGAATTTTACGGGTTAAAACCCTGGCAGTGGTTAGATGATCGTCATCTATTCGGCGTGTGGGATGAAGAGACCCGCACGACCGGTTATTGTTCGGTAATGGGAGCCTTAGGGGAGGTATATGCCTTAGGCGTCTACTTGGGTTCCCGGGGATATTGGGGCCTCCAAAATCTTCGTCGTACCGCCCACGACTGGGCTGCCCAGAACGATGCCTATAGCCATCAATACGCCCTATTAGCCTCGTTTGAAGCCCGTACCGACCTCAGCGGGGAAGAAATAACCCTCATTCATCGATTGGGTTTACGCTTTCGCGGCCGCCACGCCTGGCCATCCTTTCGGTTTCATGAACCCGGTTATATGCCCACGCCACTTACCGCGTCCCAAGTCCGCTTTCTAACCCGAGCGCTTAGGGAAACCATTTCCCTGGCTATCGCCTACCGCCACCAAACCGCCGAGCTGATGCCCCAAAACGGACGCCTTTTGGTCCGAAAACCCGGCAACGATGGCCGAGAATGGGAAACCGTATGGGACGTCGAACCTTCTCCACCGGCACCCCTGGACGATCCAATCATAGTCGACGAGGGCTTGCTTCATGTGGCGGCCAAACTGCCCCTGATCCCCGCAGTCTGGGAGGCCGATATTTTTTACCTCCCCATGGCCATCGGCGTTCCACCGGAACGGTTAGTGGTTCCCCGCGCCTTCTTATTGCTGGACCATGAAAGCGGGATGATTTTAGAAGCGGTACTCGATGAAGAGCATTTTTTTGAACGGGTGTGGCATACCTTGATTCAAACGATGCGAAAGATCGGCGGCCGCCCGCACAGTATTTGGGTTCGTCAAAACCACGTAGCCCATAGCTTGTATGGACTGACTCGTCCTCTCGGGATCGAGTTGCTCCAACTATCGGCTCTCCCCTTAATGACGGAAGCCCGCCGAGGATTAGTGGAATCCTTACGGGGCCCACAATCTGGAGGTTAG
- a CDS encoding Inosine/uridine-preferring nucleoside hydrolase (PFAM: Inosine-uridine preferring nucleoside hydrolase~COGs: COG1957 Inosine-uridine nucleoside N-ribohydrolase~InterPro IPR001910~KEGG: lme:LEUM_0797 ribonucleoside hydrolase RihC~PFAM: Inosine/uridine-preferring nucleoside hydrolase~SPTR: Inosine-uridine nucleoside N-ribohydrolase) gives MVQKPPVWLDMDPGIDDAWAMALALAACDVRGVSAVAGNVSLHHTFANAQKILRTLSVDDRPVLPGAIGPLLTPLMTAPTFHGEGGLADWGEPTAAPVDSHDERVWSWWSTHQAEIQGIHLIATGPLTNLAISFLAFPALADVWGSITLMCGVMPGAQTDKAQEFNVYVDPHAADYVFHWGRRVRLVGIHVAHQALIPLEDLSRLGQYGKAGAMLSRVLPFYVQEARGEGGNPNAFPVDDVVAVASVVRPDLFQWRDMPLAVVREGPLRGTVVLSPIDVKRPPIQVATDIDVDGFRQWVWDTMEYYAEHSPT, from the coding sequence ATGGTCCAGAAGCCGCCGGTATGGTTGGATATGGATCCGGGAATTGACGACGCATGGGCAATGGCATTGGCTTTGGCGGCATGCGACGTGCGGGGGGTCTCAGCCGTCGCCGGGAACGTCTCTTTGCATCATACGTTTGCGAATGCGCAAAAGATTTTACGGACGTTAAGTGTCGACGACCGGCCGGTATTGCCGGGCGCCATTGGTCCCTTGCTAACCCCTCTCATGACGGCCCCCACATTTCATGGCGAAGGAGGATTGGCCGATTGGGGGGAACCAACAGCGGCCCCAGTCGACTCCCATGACGAGCGGGTGTGGTCTTGGTGGTCAACTCATCAAGCGGAGATACAGGGCATCCATTTAATTGCGACCGGACCTTTAACCAATTTGGCCATTAGTTTTCTTGCATTTCCCGCGTTAGCCGATGTCTGGGGTTCCATCACCCTGATGTGTGGGGTGATGCCGGGGGCACAAACGGACAAGGCCCAGGAATTTAATGTCTATGTGGATCCCCATGCTGCGGACTATGTTTTTCATTGGGGCCGACGGGTGCGCCTCGTCGGCATTCATGTGGCTCACCAAGCGCTCATTCCCTTAGAGGACTTGTCGCGATTAGGCCAGTACGGGAAAGCCGGTGCCATGCTCTCGCGAGTTTTGCCTTTTTATGTTCAAGAGGCGCGAGGGGAAGGGGGGAATCCGAATGCGTTTCCGGTAGACGACGTCGTCGCGGTGGCTTCGGTGGTCAGACCCGACTTGTTTCAATGGCGGGACATGCCGTTAGCGGTTGTCCGAGAAGGCCCTTTACGAGGAACTGTGGTGCTGAGTCCCATCGACGTCAAACGGCCGCCTATCCAAGTGGCCACAGATATCGATGTGGACGGTTTTCGGCAATGGGTTTGGGATACGATGGAATATTATGCAGAACACTCGCCGACATAG
- a CDS encoding protein of unknown function DUF77 (PFAM: Domain of unknown function DUF77~TIGRFAM: uncharacterized protein, MTH1187 family~COGs: COG0011 conserved hypothetical protein~InterPro IPR002767~KEGG: aac:Aaci_2810 protein of unknown function DUF77~PFAM: Protein of unknown function DUF77~SPTR: Putative uncharacterized protein;~TIGRFAM: Protein of unknown function DUF77), with protein MQVIAAVSIAPLGTGSTSVSAYVAEAQRVLSRHPALRFRLDPMFTTIEGELAEIFRAIEEMHEALVALGAERLSTVIKIDDRRDASHSMEEKVTVVKEQL; from the coding sequence ATGCAAGTTATTGCTGCCGTCAGTATTGCACCTTTAGGCACCGGTAGCACCAGTGTCAGCGCCTACGTGGCGGAGGCCCAGCGGGTTTTAAGTCGCCATCCCGCATTACGGTTTCGCTTAGACCCGATGTTTACCACCATCGAAGGGGAACTGGCAGAGATTTTCCGGGCGATCGAGGAAATGCATGAAGCGCTCGTGGCGTTGGGGGCCGAACGATTATCGACCGTCATCAAAATCGACGATCGCCGGGATGCATCCCATTCCATGGAAGAAAAAGTTACGGTGGTGAAAGAACAGCTATAA
- a CDS encoding hypothetical protein (PFAM: Peptidase A4 family~KEGG: aac:Aaci_2838 hypothetical protein~SPTR: Putative uncharacterized protein), with amino-acid sequence MKYRIAGALTPLIGLLGWIYGAPLTPLQVSTALFHRPRISNPVPKHSTFGWASSNWSGYAITQTAPYTSITGQWIVPSVAPSNKATYSSAWIGIDGFNNSDLIQTGTEQDYSQGSAHYYAWWEILPAAETTISSMTIHPGDHMSASITNDGNGDWTIEIQDNSTGQSFSTVQAYSGPGASAEWIMEAPTIGGHIATLANYGETTFDPGTVNGGNPGLTASDGGVMIQQNKQVSTPSLPDSDTDGFNVAYGASVPPAPAS; translated from the coding sequence ATGAAATACCGTATCGCTGGCGCTTTAACGCCTCTCATCGGCCTCTTAGGATGGATATATGGTGCCCCCCTCACGCCGCTGCAAGTGTCTACGGCTCTCTTTCATCGACCCCGTATTTCTAATCCGGTACCCAAACACTCGACGTTTGGTTGGGCATCCAGCAACTGGTCCGGATATGCGATTACGCAGACGGCGCCCTATACCAGCATTACCGGTCAATGGATTGTACCTAGTGTCGCGCCCTCGAACAAAGCTACGTACTCGTCGGCTTGGATAGGCATTGATGGCTTTAACAATTCCGATTTAATTCAAACCGGCACCGAACAAGATTACAGCCAGGGCTCCGCCCATTATTACGCGTGGTGGGAAATCTTGCCGGCCGCGGAAACAACCATCTCCTCCATGACGATTCATCCCGGAGACCATATGTCGGCTAGCATTACGAATGACGGTAATGGGGATTGGACGATTGAGATTCAGGACAATTCGACTGGCCAAAGCTTTAGCACGGTACAAGCATACAGCGGCCCAGGGGCATCTGCCGAATGGATTATGGAAGCCCCCACCATTGGTGGGCACATCGCAACTTTAGCCAATTATGGCGAAACCACCTTCGACCCCGGAACCGTTAACGGCGGCAATCCCGGGTTGACGGCTAGTGATGGCGGCGTCATGATTCAACAAAATAAACAAGTCTCTACGCCGTCGCTACCCGATTCCGATACGGATGGATTTAACGTCGCTTATGGCGCGTCGGTGCCTCCGGCTCCGGCATCCTAA